The stretch of DNA GTATTGTATTTAAGTGTATTATATTAACAACTTAAATTATTCCTCAAAAATATTATAAGCTATGGGTACTATTATCATTCTTAATTTTtcaattgaggaaactgagacaaagaGATAATAAGAAAGTCATTCAAATTGACACAGATAGTATACATGAGAAATTCAGTGTTTGATCTGAAGCAAACTCATTTCATGAGTAGATATTTTTACTAATTATCTCTATGACCTCTGTGATATAAGTATGAAAAATTGGCAAGTGGGGGAATATAGAGAAACAATCATGGACAGAGGGCAGTGTGACCAAAGGCTCAAGGATCTTAATCCATAGACTAAACATTTAATAAACTCAGAACATATGGTGATTGAAATGAATACGAGAGCTAAGATTGAACGTGGAGTCTGCAATGCCAGGTTATTAGGCTTTAACTTAGGTAGTTAATATGGATCAAGGACTATTTTATCTAGAAAGCAACATCCCACAGAATTTGGTGGTAAAATTTcacttagaaataaaatgtatctatcTGTATgccatatattaaataataatatttggatGTTTTTGCTCCCACAACTGCATCTTTTTGTAGGAACATTTCTATACTCATCACTTTTCTTTGGGCTTCTATTCCCTAGATCAGAGTCAAAAATTTTGTTAACCATCTCAGAGGATTCAATCTCATGGTGCCAATTATAGTAGAAAACCCAGCTAACTCAATTTTCCTAATGTTCTAAGCAACTAAAGCCTTAATATAAAACGACTCTTCTTGGACTGTAAAAATGACAAGGCTATAGAGCCATGCTGCTTGATACTCCCCTTGAGCTTATATTTCTATGACATAATAAGGCAGGTGAATTTTCTCTTGACTTAGGTATGTATTACATTGAAATAAGTGAGAAATGATCAAGGGTTGCTGAGCTTGCTGGGCTTGATATTGATCAGGTAGTACAATTTCTGACTCTAATGGAATAAAAATCCTTTGAAACTCTTAAATGgagattgaaaatttaaaaacgaTCTAGAAGACCCATGGAATAGATGTATTTATTCAAAGCAATTATATAGTTTATTGGTAAAATATATGTTCTGCCTTTCCTATGGGTTATAAGGAATAAAATGGACTTCTGTAGAAATAcagcttatttctttctctctccttttctctctctttcttgctctctatATCTCTACCCCCCTCCACACCTCAGAATgggtatattatttattttattttttatcttgatgTATTTTCCACTTTGACATACTTGTCAGAAATATGGAGCTACATAAATGGTGAAACAGGAGTCTGTGCTACTTTCTTCTATCCTGAACCACTCTGCCACAAGTTGGAGACCCACAGAAGTttgatttcattatttcagcTTATGAGTGGTTGCTTCTTCATAATTTCAAAAGCATTGAAAGAGCACCCTTATATATTTCCTTTAGAAAATTACAGAAAGTAATTTTATCTGCAAATAGACCTTTTTATTCCAGTTTTGTGTCATCAAAAACATCTTCTCCAAATACATAACCAAAGGAGTCTTCTAGGTTGTCTCTACCTACCTGAAAAGTGACTTAATCAGGCAGGAGGTATAAACCCAGTATATACTAGTTAGAGAACTAATATAGAGTGAAGAGTAAATGATGCTTTCAAATACCACTAGAAACTACCATCACTATAGAAATCCAAAATGAGCCACCGAAAAATTTGTTGCTCTTGAGAAAGTACTTTAATCAGTGAAAATCCTCAAcaggtttattattttctttctgagctcTTTCATGTGTGGTGGTATGTGACCCAGCCTGTGTTTGCTCCTGGGGCAAGCATTCCAGGGTGTTTACGCTTTTGTTTGTTATATCTACATTTCTCATgttatctttctgtctttttgataggATATTAGGCTTAATCTTGGCATGTGCCCTACATCAATAAATGATTAACAAATCATTAGAAGAACTTTTgcagtttttaattataaaaatatgtgtacatCTGTGTCTGTAACTTCATGTCCTCATTAGTCTGTCTCCTCCTGAATTAATCGGCATTTCGCTTGTGTGTATCTTTGATTTTTCAGGCATTCCTCTTCAACCAAGGGACTAATAAAGGGTACAGGGCATCTTCAATTATTCCAGTTAAATATCAGACTCTATGTCATAGAATCCTTCAATTTTTAATGTGTAAGTTTACACATTATACTACAATCATTATGTAAACATAAGAATTAAGTTATTTGAGACTGATCTATTCAAATGACTGTAGATTACAAAACACAGTAACAGGACCCTCCAAATaaccttttctttttgctctgcATATACTGAATGAAACACAAACTTCTTATTCAATCTTCTCTCCCCAGCTGCTGCTTCTACATGTGGCAAGTTCTCCTACACTGTgatttggaaaaatgttttatcACAACAAGAGCATATTTCACCCAGTCACATTTTTCCTCATTGGAATCCCAGGTCTGGAAGACTTCCACATGTGGATCTCCGGGCCTTTCTGCTCTGTTTACCTTGTGGCTTTGCTGGGCAATGCCACCATTCTGCTAGTCATCAAGGTAGAACAGACTCTCCGGGAGCCCATGTTCTACTTCCTGGCCATTCTTTCCACTATTGATTTGGCCCTTTCTACAACCTCTGTGCCTCGCATGCTGGGTATCTTCTGGTTTGATGCTCACGAGATTAACTATGGAGCTTGTGTGGCCCAGATGTTTCTGATCCATGCCTTCACTGGCATGGAGGCTGAGGTCTTACTGGCTATGGCTTTTGACCGTTATGTGGCCGTCTGTGCTCCACTACATTACGCAACCATCTTGACATCCCAAGTGTTGGTGGGCATTAGCATGTGCATTGTAATTCGTCCCGTTTTACTTACACTTCCCATGGTCTATCTTATCTACCGCCTACCCTTTTGTCAGGCTCACATAATAGCCCATTCCTACTGTGAGCACATGGGCATTGCAAAATTGTCCTGTGGAAACATTCGTATCAATGGTATCTATGGgctttttgtagtttctttctttgttctgaaCCTGGTGCTCATTGGCATCTCGTATGTTTACATTCTCCGTGCTGTCTTCCGCCTCCCATCACATGATGCTCAGCTAAAAGCCCTAAGCACGTGTGGCGCTCATGTTGGAGTCATCTGTGTTTTCTATATCCCTTCAGTCTTCTCTTTCCTTACTCATCGATTTGGACACCAAATACCAGGTTACATTCACATTCTTGTTGCCAATCTCTATTTGATTATCCCACCCTCTCTCAACCCCATCATTTATGGGGTGAGGACCAAACAGATTCGAGAACGAGTGCTCTatgtttttactaaaaaataaGACTCTTACCATGTTATTTTACTAAGGGCTTTGATCCTTCTATAAAGACCGATATGTTCTTGCCTTAAGGAATATCTCCTGATCCTTAACTTATTGCTGTCAACTTGCAATACAAGTTGGTTTGTTCCTGGATGCTGACTAATAATGGATTTTAAAACTGTCAGAAACATCATTGTAGTTGAAGTTCAAAGACTGACCAACTATCCTGGAAGGGATATCCTGGGAGAGAACTGTGGGGCCTTTGACTGCATGACCTTGTGAAGAATGCTTGTTAGCACAGGCTgctgcttttctggggaaagaACATATTTTACTGAGTGTTTTTTGACTAGTGATGAGAGATATGTGGCACTGGAAATTTACCCTGTAAACtactttatttattcctttaatctttctttccttattttcttcctttctttcttttttccttttattctttttctcttacttCTGTTTATTCATGCATCATGCATTTTATGATTCctttaatttatattcattcaaTGTCTGGCCCTATGGAGCTTGCATTCTGTTGTCCTCTTACAAAGCAAATTTCACGGGTTCAAAACAATCTTTGCCAAATCTGTAGCTTCAAGTGGAATCATATGCCAAAGACATGACACTCAGTGCAATGATAgccaaaacaaacacacaatttCAAAACTATTTATCAGTAATACCAGCATAACTTATCACTGATTGCTTTTCGGAATTCATGACCATAACATAAGCACCAGTTAGGTATAGCATTTTTACGTCTGTGATATGTGGAGGTCTTTGCCTATCACTTTTTCCAGTATTCTCTCAATCTATATTTGACCCTaaaagactctatttcaaaatcCAAGACCTCTCTTTCCAACCTGTAATCTGTCATTTGTTCTCCCACAGACTTTAATATAGACTATGTCATATCTAGCTATGGATAGCCACATTTCACATGATGCtgaaggttttcaatttatttaataagatTTCCAAAGACCAAGCAATTAATTACCTTTTGAATTATCAAACTTGTCACATTGTTTTTTACAATTATACTCATTTTGTCTTATGTaggttattaaaaatataaagcaaaaatgtaaCAAATAGCTTTGTTCCTGATACCAAAAATTAACAACTTTTTATATTGCGCTCATCTCAAAGAGGATGTTTAAATAACATGCACACAGCATGAAAGCTAATATCACCTTTAACACTGCCCCAGCAGATTTCTCTCCCAATTTCCAGAGGCAAAGGCTAGCATGTGTGTTTTCTGATTTCACATTGCAAATTTTTAGATTTACAACCAATCACAGTATTTTTGTTAatcatttgttatttgtttatatagATTAATGTActccatgttttgttttgtaacattgatttcatttatatttttattttctaatagataattcatcttattatttttaattacaaaacatGCTGCAcatctttgtatttatttgtttctacattttaagttaatttatcCAGGTTTTATTCTTTAAAGTAGAATTCTTAGGTAGCAGGTTTACAACCCATCAGAACATATTTCTGCTTtcttgatatttgttttttaatcactTTCTGATTTTACATTTCctgttgctttccttttttttcactttcatgaTTCTTGTTATTTTAGTTCCctttatgaataaaaaatttcctccactgatatttaaaaattgcatatcCGTTATCTGTTTTTCTATTgggtattattaaaaaattaacctcaccaatttcatctttctttttttctaataaaaactaatttGTAACTACCCTACTCTGAAGAAACAAACATATTAATCCTCTTTTaacttttgctatttttcttctaCATCTATCTCGCTCATGTTGCTGCCATCTGGAATCTTACTTGCaggtttaaaaatagaaataaaaacactaaaatatatatatatgttttttttcaaattttattttattttagcttcagatggaacatgtgcaggtttgttgcataagTATAGTGAATATTGCTGAGGTTTAGGCTTTTAATTATCTTGTCACCCATGTAGTGAACATAATagctgataggtagtttttcaacacttGCCTCCGTCTCTTCCTCCCCTCTTTTGGAGTTTCCAatgtttattgttcccatctttctGTCCATGTGACCCAGTGCTTAGCTTTCACTTATGAAtcagaacatgcaatatttgcttttgtgtttcttcattaattcgattaggataatggcctccagctgcatccatgttgccgcaaaggacataattttgtaCGTTTTATGCTGtgtactattccattgtgtatatgtatgcatcaCATTTCATTTATCTCATCTGCTGTTGATGAACCCCtgggttgattctgtatctttgctgttgtgaatagtgctgcaataaacatacaagtgcaggtgtctttttggtgaacaatttattttcctttgagtataagGACACATCTAATATTCCCCACCCCAGCCATGATGCCAGACACAACAGCCCCCACATTTTAGCCAATTACCTCCTGTTCTGGTAATAACTGATTATAATTTTATGTCTAAATGTGTCTTCacttacttttataatttaataacagGACAAAGGTTTATAGAACTTTGGAACAAAGTTTTATTCTATCCACTTTCTAAATTAattgttcaactttttttttctagcaagTAGTTctgtaatgaaaaaatataattccaaacatttttcatgcttttgaaatattttttctctgttctttggaaaacattttgatgttataatatttcattttattgagtgtagctttgtaatttttttaataaataatgtttggTATTCTGTAGGTCCTTATATTCTGAAACTCTatcttccatgatgtgattatcacacattgaatgcctgtatcaaaacatctcatgtaccccataaacatatacacctactatacaTAGCCacaaaattttccaaaaaaaaggaaacaattaaaaatattaaaattaatcaaGCACTTTTACTTCCTAAGCATAAAAAAATCAGAGTACCTGGAATAGCtggaataattttcaaaataaacataataaagtgAAACtatcagtttttctgttttaatacttttttattgttataattatcaAGTCTATGTGGTAGTGGCAGGAGGATAGAGACACAGATAAATTGAAAGTACTAGAAAAACCAGAAATAAGCCTGTAAAATATGACCATTTGATTTTTAATACAACTTGATTGAGATAAAATTAACACATCCTATATTTTAcctatttaaatatacaattaaatgaaCTTTAGTATATTCAGAGAGTTTCGCTGCTGCACTGCAATTGATATAGGATTTGTTCATGACCTCGAAGTGAAATATCATACCTATTTATCAGTCAATAATGTTTCCAGCTCTAGAAAACCATGAATCCACTTTCTGTGGTCTATTAATTTGTCTCTTctgaacatttcaaataaaaagactCATGTAAAATGTGTGACTTCTATCACACATCATGCAGTATGTTTTCTATTCCCAACCATATTGTAGCGTGCATCAgacctttattcctttttattgatgcataatatCTAATTGTACagttatactatattttatgtatacagtcatcaattgatggacatttaggttattttcaaGGCTTGGCTACTATGAGTAATACTTCTATGGACGTTTGTATACAACCTTTTGCATGACATGTGTTTTCAGTTCTCCAGGGTATATACATAGAAGTGGAATTGTTAGGTTGTGGAAAATCTGTGTTTAGCAAATtgggaaatagaaattaaaaccgCCATGAGCTATCACTACCAACCTATCAGAaggactaaaattaaaaagaatatataggaGGAAACAGCAAATGCTGGCAAAAATGTAGAGAAACTTGATCACTCTTACATTGCTGGTGTGAATTTAATTGGGCCGCCCTttgggaaaacagtttgacaacTTTTCCAAACCAAATGTGTAATTAATATATGAACCAACAATTGCACCCACGGGTATTcatatcagagaaatgaaaacttatgtgcACATGAATTCCTGCACAAAATGCTTACCGTTGCTCTGTTAATAATTGCCAAACAATGGAAACAATCCAGACATCCTTCAGTGAATGAATGTTCAACTGCATCAACACATTATTGATATACACAACTGGGATGCATCCTCAGAtagttatgctgagtgaaaaaagctttcatacagtatgattccatttatgtaacattaTTTAGATTatgaaattattgaaaaaaaaattgattcgtGGTTTTCAGGATGTAAGGCCAAGGGAGTGGGTCAGGCATGGTAAGGACGTGACTGTGCCTGTAAAAAACAACTTAAGACATCCTTGTGGTGATGTAAATCTTCTGTATCTTCAATGTCCCAATGTTGGTATCATGGCTGTGATGTTGCTTTGCGAGATATCAGTTGGGAGAAAACTAGGAAAAGGCTACATACGGTCACTCTGTATTTCTCACAGCTGCATGCAAAATGAAAAGtaccttatcttttatttttttttaaaaaaaagcttattaGGAAAATAGGTAAAATGTGTACCCCTCTGTGTTTGGGTACAGTGTCTACAAATGTCAATTTGCTCAGGTTGATTGATGGgtgtcatttatttcttctctttccctacaGATATTCTACCAACTTGCTCAATCAGTTACTGAGAGTGAAGTGTTAAATTGCTTATATTTGTAGATGTCTTCATATCTCTTTAAAGTCTActagtttttgaaaaatatattttgaactaCTGTTGTTACACAATGCCCTTTAAACTAGTTTTGTTCTGAAACGTATTTTGTCTCATATCAGCATATACTCTTTagcttttctttgttaattttttatggtaaatctttttccatttttctacatttatgaTACCTAggtcttcattttaaatatagaaaacatataaGCGGGCCTTGCTTTTTCTCCAATATAATAATCTCTAACTGTTAGTTCATGTATTTAGGCTGTtcatttttaatgtgattattgatatgttTAGATTAAAATCTACCAGTTTTCTAGCATTTTCTTACTTATTggatctgttttttgtttcttttcccctcaTTTTCCACTGTGTCTTGGTTTTACTCAACATTTTTAACTGAATCGGTTATCTCCAATACTGAATCATTATTAATAtagttttttcttaatatttgcaACATGTAACTTTAATTAAGTATAGTCTATTTTCAAATACTATACTGCCTCATGCACAGTGTAAGAACCTTACCATACTATATTCCTaactcttccttttcatttttagtgtTGCCATTTTATACACATCATATAATTTTACTATTAAGTTTTACAtcatatagaatattatataaacgatatacaggcatgcactgcaaaatgacatttcagtcaagtACAAATCTCATATAAAATGGTGGACATCCAGCatgctaaggttaatttattattgaagaaaaatattattttttataaatttaacataGCCTAAATATACAATGTTTATCAAGTCTACAGTAGTATACAGTTATGTCCTAGGCCCTCACATTTACTCAACACTTCACATTCTTTCACCCACTGACTCACTCAGAGCAATTTCCAGTCCTTCAAGTTCCATTTGTGGAAGTGTCCTATAAGGGTGTACcacctttttatcttttatattgtatttttgctgtacttttttaaatgtttagacaTATTCAGagacacaaatacttaccacagtcttacaattgcctacagtagtCAGTACTGTacatgctgtacaagtttgtGGCCTAAGAGCAATAGGCTTTCCCACATATCTTAAGtctgtagtaggctataccatctagttttgtgtaagtacactctataacGTTCACACAACAATGAAGTTGCCTAATGATGCACTTCTGAGGCTGTATCCCCATTGTTGAGCACACATgattgtaatataaaatattataaagtcattttatactgataacatttttttttatttctacagcCACTTATCTTTAAGAGCAGCATTGGCAAACTATAGACCACCACCTCCTTTTGTGAGTAGTTTTATTGAAACAGAGATATGCTCACTTACTTTTACATTATATATGCCTCTCTTTGCATTTCAGTGATAGAGTTAAATAAAACCATATGGCCATAGAATTGCAATAGAAACCATATGACCTTGAAAACTCCACAATAATTAATCTCGCCCTTTATAGTATGTATACGGAACTCCATTTCAGCTACattcaaaataagaaagtaaTTAGTTTTAAGTTCAATCATTTCATCACTGCACATGAAGTTCTAGAGTCTCTATCTTCTTGAATAGAGGGACCTAGTCTGGCAAAGCAGCTGCAATTATAGCTACCatctgtttaattttattaattgtgTTGTGATTATCTAACAaatactatgaaaaaaataattgtgtgtATGAttactttcaccatgttgctagtctccaactcctgagctcaagggatctgccttccttgacctcccaaagtgctgggattacaggtgtgagccactgcaccacctggcctggttttttgtttgtttgtttgtttgtttttttgagacggagtctcactctgtcacccaggctggagtacagtggcgcaatctcagctcactgcaagctccacctcccaggttcacgccattctcctgcctcagcctccctagtagctgggactacaggaacctgccaccgtgcccggctaattttttgtatttttagtagagaagggatttcacggtgttagccaggatggtctcgatctactgacctcgtgatccacccgcctcggcctcccaaagtgctaggattacaggcgtgagccaccgcgcccggccctggttttgtatttttaaagcttgAAGTTCATcactagtatatagaaatagaattatttgttgaatgttgaTTTCTATCTCCTGAGGTCTTGGTGAACTCATTTAatagttttgataattttttaatcttttatattttttacatgaaCAATCTTGTCATCTAGAAATaggaagagttttatttttttgtttattatccttttcttaattttttaaaaaaatttaagttctgggatacatgtgcagaatgtgcaagtttgttacctaggtatacatgtgccgtggtggttggctgcacccattaacctgtcatctaggttttaagctccccATGCATTAGGTacttgtcctaatgctctccctcccctttcccccaaccccccaacaggccctggtgtgtgatgttcccctccctgtatccatgtgttctcattgttcacctcccacttatgagtgagaatatgtggtgtttggttttctgttcctgtgttagtttgctgagaatgatggtttccagcttcattcatgtccctgcaaaggacatgaactcattcttttttatggctgcatagtattccatggtgtatatgtgccacattttctttatccagtctatcattgatgggcatttgggttggaaccaagtcttt from Homo sapiens chromosome 11, GRCh38.p14 Primary Assembly encodes:
- the OR52J3 gene encoding olfactory receptor 52J3, with product MFYHNKSIFHPVTFFLIGIPGLEDFHMWISGPFCSVYLVALLGNATILLVIKVEQTLREPMFYFLAILSTIDLALSTTSVPRMLGIFWFDAHEINYGACVAQMFLIHAFTGMEAEVLLAMAFDRYVAVCAPLHYATILTSQVLVGISMCIVIRPVLLTLPMVYLIYRLPFCQAHIIAHSYCEHMGIAKLSCGNIRINGIYGLFVVSFFVLNLVLIGISYVYILRAVFRLPSHDAQLKALSTCGAHVGVICVFYIPSVFSFLTHRFGHQIPGYIHILVANLYLIIPPSLNPIIYGVRTKQIRERVLYVFTKK